In Topomyia yanbarensis strain Yona2022 chromosome 2, ASM3024719v1, whole genome shotgun sequence, one DNA window encodes the following:
- the LOC131679409 gene encoding uncharacterized protein LOC131679409 → MQYNSFTSKSAIRHDLEHCLSDEANRKPEEQRSSTDVSNVIRELKAQDVVYSRADKGNAVVIMDKQDYDRRVLDMISTGPYEECKYKNGKSKDPLNVIIEEANTVRRKVARLMGEEKFERKFHVPNPKVPSLYCLLNIHKNSVSMRPISSNICAPTEKMAAWLVDEMKKYSVTHGKSVKSSIDLVEQLKDFEVRRGEVLVSFDVTALFPNVPVSDALESLRRHLERNRVLPYQVEAYLSVAECCMKQNLFTFRGKFYKQTFGFSMGNKFSPLLADVFLSDFEVALGKEKLFSRVWRRYVDDISVAVKERYLTQTLDLLNSRHSTIKFTVEKEIEGKLPFLDLMITRKADNKLKFGIYRKPTSTDRYITSDSNHFGAQKQAAFHSMAHRLFNLPMENEDFKAERDKIYKAAVLNGYEKGFVDKILRKHKRKKHRQNATTLEPDKKQERRICLPFSPQNY, encoded by the coding sequence ATGCAGTACAACAGTTTCACGTCGAAGTCAGCCATCCGTCATGATCTCGAGCATTGCCTTTCGGATGAAGCCAACAGAAAACCCGAAGAGCAACGGTCAAGCACCGATGTTTCGAACGTAATTCGCGAACTGAAAGCCCAGGACGTGGTGTACTCTCGTGCAGATAAAGGAAATGCGGTTGTGATCATGGACAAACAAGATTACGATCGTCGCGTTCTCGACATGATTAGTACTGGTCCGTACGAAGAGTGCAAATATAAAAACGGTAAGTCGAAAGACCCGCTCAACGTAATCATAGAGGAGGCAAACACTGTCCGTCGGAAGGTCGCTCGTTTGATGGGAGAAGAAAAATTCGAACGGAAATTCCACGTCCCGAACCCGAAAGTCCCTTCACTATACTGCCTGCTGAACATTCATAAAAACTCAGTGTCAATGCGACCAATCTCATCCAACATTTGCGCGCCCACCGAGAAGATGGCTGCTTGGCTGGTGGATGAAATGAAAAAGTACTCTGTTACTCACGGAAAAAGTGTAAAAAGCAGCATAGATTTGGTGGAGCAACTGAAAGATTTTGAGGTCAGGCGGGGGGAAGTTCTGGTATCGTTTGATGTGACTGCGTTATTCCCAAACGTACCAGTATCTGACGCCTTGGAAAGTCTTCGACGACATCTGGAGCGCAACCGCGTGTTACCCTATCAGGTCGAAGCTTACCTTTCAGTGGCAGAGTGTTGCATGAAACAGAACCTTTTCACGTTTAGAGGGAAGTTCTACAAGCAAACGTTTGGTTTTAGCATGGGCAACAAGTTTTCGCCTCTACTAGCAGACGTTTTCTTGAGCGATTTCGAGGTAGCTTTAGGCAAAGAAAAGCTCTTCTCTCGAGTTTGGAGACGCTACGTGGACGACATTTCCGTAGCCGTGAAAGAACGCTACCTAACGCAGACCCTTGATCTATTGAACTCCCGTCACAGCACAATAAAGTTTACGGTAGAGAAGGAAATAGAAGGGAAATTGCCATTCCTAGACCTGATGATAACCAGGAAAGCGGACAACAAACTAAAATTCGGGATCTACCGTAAACCGACATCCACAGACAGATACATAACTTCCGATTCTAACCATTTCGGCGCTCAAAAACAAGCAGCTTTCCATTCCATGGCCCATCGTCTATTCAATTTACCGATGGAAAATGAAGACTTCAAGGCCGAGCGGGATAAAATATACAAAGCTGCTGTATTGAACGGGTATGAAAAAGGATTTGTGGACAAAATTCTAAGGAAACACAAAAGGAAAAAGCACAGACAAAACGCGACAACGTTAGAGCCGGATAAAAAACAGGAACGTAGAATCTGCTTGCCTTTTTCACCCCAAAATTACTAA
- the LOC131682387 gene encoding zinc finger protein 25-like isoform X2, with translation MKICRVCMQQDDEKFISIFSNMDNANIADTINNCCSVQLTENDGLPDLICRTCVQDVKLIISFIIKVQESDFKLRQLIAPSAEPKSAFEMVVVKTESTDESRDSTDANLKDEQCKFELSSEEDKLKPELAQSYNTRSKHENTKQTSKTKMKRKKRPKTEILSDESLEENGKVVLGDKELEMFQVIDLPSSSFVCCSCCQIFDCMEALELHTEIHTKYAVKNTDCIYCTVCKRKFKKPAALKRHLKNVNALTQLFECVKCKLRFMNSVGRRMHIQKHPKNIDEKIKQEFGAILCCVQNCSKPFDTEEQLIEHGREAHKLNKRAYELGDTKSKPVECPVCFKRFPSERLLRRHRKRNSRPLNHQCATCGLKFRTKDVLALHELNHDNQKPFQCDVCKKYFSSKNSLKVHQRSHSNERPFICSTCGAGFFQKAQLTIHEHNHTNAPLPFQCEVCDKTFKMKNYLVNHMRQHTGEKPYPCRHCPMSFSNHTNRQRHEMNHTGNKPFKCSYCDKTFTIKRLQLEHECKHTGIKPYKCSYCDKTFIRKRFQVDHESTHTGVKPYRCEMCNRTFSQKTALRRHLESHPLAPENEIALAAPSPMPAVSSTQMVGDSAMSPPAVPMQSTMGGLMEEPGPSASGYFQHPRNLSVSLHPAV, from the exons atgaaaatatgtcGGGTCTGCATGCAACAAGACGATGAAAAGTTTATCTCCATATTTTCAAACATGGATAACGCAAACATAGCAGATACAATCAATAACTGCTGCTCCGTTCAG CTCACCGAAAATGATGGACTACCGGATCTAATTTGCCGCACATGTGTGCAAGATGTCAAGCTAATCATATCGTTTATTATCAAAGTCCAAGAATCAGATTTTAAACTACGACAGCTGATAGCTCCTAGCGCTGAACCGAAATCCGCATTCGAAATGGTGGTAGTTAAAACTGAATCCACCGATGAAAGTCGGGATAGTACAGATGCGAATTTGAAAGATGAGCAATGTAAGTTTGAACTTTCATCAGAGGAAGATAAATTAAAACCAGAGTTAGCCCAATCCTACAATACTCGTAGTAAACACGAAAATACTAAGCAaacttcaaagacaaaaatgAAGCGAAAGAAGCGACCAAAAACAGAAATATTGAGTGACGAGTCGCTAGAAGAAAATGGAAAAGTTGTTCTTGGCGACAAAGAATTGGAGATGTTCCAGGTGATTGATCTACCCAGTAGCAGCTTCGTATGTTGCAGTTGCTGTCAGATTTTTGATTGCATGGAAGCGCTCGAGTTACACACTGAGATTCATACAAAGTACGCTGTCAAAAATACGGACTGCATTTACTGCACGGTGTgcaaaagaaagttcaaaaaaCCTGCTGCACTAAAACGCCATTTGAAAAATGTGAATGCGCTTACACAGCTTTTCGAATGTGTAAAATGTAAATTGCGCTTCATGAACAGTGTTGGTAGAAGAATGCATATTCAAAAACACCCCAAAAACATAGATGAAAAGATAAAACAAGAATTCGGTGCAATTCTTTGCTGTGTTCAAAATTGCTCAAAACCGTTTGATACGGAAGAACAGTTGATAGAGCATGGTCGTGAGGCACATAAGTTGAACAAGCGCGCATATGAGTTGGGAGATACTAAGTCAAAGCCGGTTGAATGTCCTGTATGTTTCAAAAGATTTCCATCGGAAAGGTTGCTTCGTCGTCATAGGAAGCGAAACTCAAGACCCCTAAATCACCAGTGTGCAACTTGTGGGCTGAAATTTCGCACCAAGGATGTTTTGGCACTTCATGAGTTGAATCATGATAATCAGAAGCCGTTTCAGTGTGATGTTTGCAAGAAGTATTTCTCTAGTAAAAACTCGCTGAAG GTTCATCAAAGAAGCCATTCGAACGAAAGACCTTTTATTTGTTCCACTTGTGGTGCGGGTTTTTTCCAGAAAGCTCAACTTACAATACATGAGCACAACCATACAAATGCACCATTACCCTTCCAATGCGAAGTATGCGATAAAAcgttcaaaatgaaaaactatCTTGTGAATCACATGCGTCAGCACACAGGAGAAAAACCGTACCCTTGTCGTCACTGTCCAATGTCTTTTTCGAATCACACCAATAGACAGCGGCATGAGATGAATCATACTG GTAATAAACCATTCAAGTGTAGCTATTGTGATAAAACCTTCACAATCAAGCGACTACAGTTGGAACATGAGTGCAAACATACAG GTATCAAACCGTACAAATGCAGCTACTGTGATAAGACATTCATTCGGAAGCGTTTCCAGGTCGACCATGAAAGTACACACACAG GTGTCAAGCCATATCGCTGCGAGATGTGCAATCGAACCTTCAGTCAGAAAACCGCACTCCGAAGGCACTTGGAATCACATCCGCTGGCTCCGGAAAATGAGATAGCATTAGCAGCCCCCTCACCAATGCCCGCGGTTAGCTCCACTCAGATGGTAGGCGATTCGGCAATGTCTCCACCCGCTGTCCCTATGCAATCGACAATGGGTGGGCTGATGGAAGAACCAGGTCCCAGTGCGAGTGGATACTTCCAGCATCCACGAAATCTGAGCGTAAGTTTGCATCCTGCCGTGTGA
- the LOC131682387 gene encoding zinc finger protein ZFP2-like isoform X1, whose translation MNICRVCMDSDCDGLVPIFSKLEDAFIANIIVECTAVQIVEDDGLPTTICKTCIDDLKHLILFIKKARESDRKLRKIFKLESSKKFAENSPKIDGTNWEPELLPIAVFTEEIVEVKAEIDSDDDLVGENRTPKYESSEHGENVTDDNDSEWKSSGSSVDKSTVQKGHRGRKKKYRESTDSDSDSASEVRRSTRGRRRRKKPAQKNGGDNEDDSKEDDLDEKELATFKIIAIRKDQLVCCACLQIFDNRNDLHVHGEKSHVKKRRVNASKTNICEICFRRYSTPHALKLHKKRVANAAQVYDCTKCTARFIDSNRRRQHAHNHPREKEIIPSKVIVAPIPVVVQEEYGRICCAQACYQSFETEDLLIAHAHTIHKMNKVEQSLDENRDKPIECPVCFKRFFDEISLQRHQQRNYKPLSHQCSVCGLKLRGGEALATHERSHRNEKPFQCGVCHKYFTSKGSLKAHMMVHSGEKPFVCSTCGWSFRRKRNLQVHVLSHSNNQPFQCEVCQKAFKSKVHLQYHMRTHTGEKPYPCRFCDKAFADHTNRQRHEMSHTGIKPYKCSYCDKTFIRKRFQVDHESTHTGVKPYRCEMCNRTFSQKTALRRHLESHPLAPENEIALAAPSPMPAVSSTQMVGDSAMSPPAVPMQSTMGGLMEEPGPSASGYFQHPRNLSVSLHPAV comes from the exons ATGAATATCTGCCGCGTCTGTATGGATAGTGATTGTGATGGTTTGGTACCGATATTTTCCAAACTGGAGGATGCATTCATTGCCAACATCATCGTGGAGTGTACAGCGGTGCAGATCGTGGAGGACGACGGTCTTCCGACAACCATCTGCAAGACGTGTATCGATGATTTGAAGCATTTGATCCTGTTTATCAAGAAGGCTCGCGAATCCGACCGAAAGTTgcggaaaattttcaaattggagTCAAGTAAGAAATTTGCGGAGAATTCACCGAAAATTGATGGTACGAATTGGGAGCCTGAACTTTTACCGATAGCCGTTTTTACGGAAGAGATTGTCGAGGTAAAAGCAGAAATTGATTCAGATGATGACTTGGTGGGAGAGAACAGGACGCCGAAGTATGAGTCAAGTGAACATGGAGAGAACGTGACAGATGACAATGATAGCGAATGGAAGAGTAGCGGATCTTCGGTGGACAAATCTACAGTACAGAAAGGACACAGAGGTCGGAAGAAAAAGTATAGAGAATCAACCGATAGCGACTCTGATTCCGCATCAGAAGTCAGAAGATCAACGCGAGGAAGGAGACGGAGGAAAAAGCCAGCTCAAAAGAATGGGGGGGATAATGAGGATGATTCCAAGGAAGACGACTTAGACGAGAAAGAACTTGCTACGTTCAAAATAATCGCTATTAGAAAAGATCAATTGGTTTGTTGTGCCTGTCTTCAGATATTCGATAATCGGAATGATCTTCACGTTCATGGTGAAAAGAGTCATGTAAAAAAACGACGTGTCAACGCATCGAAGACGAACATTTGCGAGATCTGTTTCAGGCGATACTCGACACCACACGCCTTGAAGCTTCACAAAAAACGAGTGGCAAATGCAGCACAAGTGTACGATTGCACGAAATGCACGGCTAGATTCATAGATAGTAATCGCCGTCGTCAGCATGCTCACAATCATCCTAGGGAAAAGGAAATTATTCCCTCGAAGGTGATTGTCGCTCCTATCCCAGTTGTCGTGCAGGAGGAGTACGGGCGAATCTGTTGCGCGCAAGCATGCTATCAATCTTTTGAAACGGAAGATCTGCTAATTGCACATGCCCACACGATTCACAAAATGAACAAAGTGGAACAATCACTGGATGAGAATAGGGATAAACCGATAGAATGTCCAGTCTGCTTCAAACGATTCTTCGACGAGATTTCCCTACAAAGACACCAACAGCGAAATTATAAACCTCTAAGCCATCAATGTTCCGTATGTGGATTGAAATTACGCGGTGGTGAGGCACTCGCCACTCATGAACGATCACACCGCAACGAAAAACCATTTCAATGTGGGGTTTGTCATAAATACTTCACCAGCAAGGGAAGCCTGAAGGCTCACATGATGGTGCACAGCGGGGAGAAACCATTCGTTTGTTCCACCTGTGGATGGAGTTTCCGGCGAAAGCGCAACCTACAGGTGCACGTTCTGTCACACTCCAACAATCAACCCTTCCAATGTGAGGTGTGCCAGAAGGCGTTCAAATCGAAGGTACATCTTCAGTATCACATGAGAACTCACACGGGAGAGAAGCCGTACCCTTGCCG CTTTTGTGATAAAGCCTTCGCGGATCATACCAACAGGCAGCGACACGAAATGTCACACACTG GTATCAAACCGTACAAATGCAGCTACTGTGATAAGACATTCATTCGGAAGCGTTTCCAGGTCGACCATGAAAGTACACACACAG GTGTCAAGCCATATCGCTGCGAGATGTGCAATCGAACCTTCAGTCAGAAAACCGCACTCCGAAGGCACTTGGAATCACATCCGCTGGCTCCGGAAAATGAGATAGCATTAGCAGCCCCCTCACCAATGCCCGCGGTTAGCTCCACTCAGATGGTAGGCGATTCGGCAATGTCTCCACCCGCTGTCCCTATGCAATCGACAATGGGTGGGCTGATGGAAGAACCAGGTCCCAGTGCGAGTGGATACTTCCAGCATCCACGAAATCTGAGCGTAAGTTTGCATCCTGCCGTGTGA
- the LOC131682972 gene encoding zinc finger protein 182-like: MSAEICRICRKLKTDAASFVSLFSNRDTDEGSLADMFEIVAGVSASPEDTNMPQEICLDCSKQLEISFEFCKLCVESDKFLRSQCSSEIIVLDDDKPIQLSEEQSQPGQSIESTSVYLSDYDVSFYQIILDRYFYMVLVFVAHRCCGCHQAFASVDELRVHSQHDHKQNCTILSDHQCPRCFMCFSSADALSYHRQSVQDHLFCCRECYLLFEQKHTLFDHLRQYHYRVQDDLEKEFYNMEDQMIDHSIFEPESNLVVSHVQSLAEIDTSVDPYTLGFCELSADLKLSHLKTSQYKVAERNDGFSIIDFTWHRCCACNHMFSSQAELDIHCTEEHRNPFGPPQIEGKPFICRQCWRGFKRKSLLSLHQKFNRKKVYACNVCLRVYFGRPAYEKHIPGCSTEQNDPGAVKPVQLTAATDDFTVTGARLEEVKEESDDDVYILND, from the exons ATGTCAGCAGAAATATGTCGGATATGccgaaaattaaaaactgatgCAGCTAGCTTTGTATCACTATTCTCGAACCGTGATACTGACGAGGGTTCGTTAGCTGACATGTTCGAGATTGTGGCCGGCGTCTCG GCTAGTCCAGAGGACACAAATATGCCACAGGAAATTTGTTTGGATTGCTCTAAACAACTTGAAATATCCTTTGAGTTCTGCAAACTTTGCGTCGAATCTGATAAATTCTTACGGAGTCAATGCAGCTCGGAGATAATCGTTCTGGACGACGACAAACCAATTCAATTATCGGAAGAACAATCACAGCCCGGTCAAAGCATTGAATCAACTTCCGTTTATCTCAGCGACTACGACGTCTCTTTCTATCAAATAATATTGGATCGTTATTTTTACATGGTGTTAGTTTTCGTGGCTCATCGCTGCTGTGGATGTCATCAAGCATTTGCTTCAGTTGATGAACTACGTGTTCATTCACAGCATGATCATAAGCAAAACTGCACAATCCTCAGCGATCATCAATGCCCAAGATGCTTTATGTGCTTCTCGAGTGCCGATGCTCTCAGCTATCATCGTCAATCCGTACAAGATCATCTATTCTGCTGTCGGGAATGTTACCTGCTTTTTGAACAAAAGCACACGTTGTTTGATCATTTGCGGCAATATCATTATAGAGTGCAAGACGATCTTGAAAAAGAATTCTACAACATGGAAGATCAGATGATTGATCACAGTATTTTTGAGCCGGAATCTAATCTAGTTGTAAGCCACGTTCAATCTTTGGCAGAAATTGATACGAGCGTCGATCCTTACACACTAGGCTTTTGTGAGCTGTCGGCGGATTTGAAACTTAGCCATTTAAAAACCTCCCAGTACAAAGTTGCGGAACGGAATGACGGTTTCTCTATAATAGATTTCACCTGGCATCGGTGCTGTGCGTGTAATCACATGTTCTCCAGCCAAGCTGAACTGGATATCCACTGCACCGAGGAACACAGAAACCCGTTCGGTCCACCGCAAATCGAAGGAAAGCCTTTTATATGTAGGCAATGCTGGCGTGGATTCAAACGGAAAAGTTTGCTCAGTTTGCACCAGAAGTTTAATCGGAAAAAGGTCTACGCATGCAACGTCTGTTTGCGTGTCTACTTTGGACGGCCGGCCTACGAGAAACATATTCCTGGGTGTAGTACCGAGCAAAATGACCCCGGTGCAGTGAAACCAGTTCAGCTCACTGCTGCAACAGATGATTTTACTGTTACGGGTGCTCGGCTGGAAGAAGTGAAGGAGGAATCTGACGATGATGTTTATATTTTGAATGATTGA